The window CGACAGCCGGTGGGTTGCGCCGACTCCCACGATGGCGCCGGTGATGGTGTGCGTAGTACTGACGGGAATGCCGGCGAGTGCGGTGCCGAATAGCGTGATGGCGCCCGCAGTTTCAGCGCAGAATCCGCCAACCGGGCGCAATTTGGTGATCTTGGAACCCATGGTATGCACGATTCGCCATCCGCCCAGGTAGGTGCCGGCCGCAATCGCGGCGTGCGCTCCCAGGATGATGAACCATTTGTAGGGTCCCCAATCTCCTGCCATCTGTTGCTTGCTCATGTAGCCGGCGGTGAACAAAGCGCCGGCGATGATGCCCATCGTTTTCTGCGCATCGTTGCCGCCGTGCCCCAGACTATAAGCGGCGGCCGACAATAATTGCGCCTTGCGGAAGATTCTGTCCACCTGCTGCGGAGACGTATGCTGGAAAATCCAGTACACGGCCACCATCAGCCCAAACCCCAGGACCAGGCCCATGACCGGCGCGACTACGATGAAAATCAGGGTCTTGGTCCAACCACCGGGAACAATGGCGCTCAACGCATGCGACGGGCCACGCACCAACGCCGCCCGCGCGATGGCCGCGCCAGCGTAGCCGCCGATCAGGGCATGGGAAGACGACGTGGGCAGGCCCAACAACCACGTCACGATGTCCCAGACAATTGCGCCCCACAGGCCTCCTAACACAACGAATTGGGTGACGATGCTGAGATCGACCATGCCCCTGCCAATCGTTTTGGCTACAGCGGTGCCGAGCAGGAAGGCGGCGACGAAGTTAAAGAAGGCCGCCCATGCTACCGCAAGTCGTGGCGACAGCACGCGCGTGGAGACTACGGTAGCGATGCTGTTGGCCGCGTCATGAAATCCATTGAGGAAGTCGAAGGTCAGCGCAACCACGACCGTGACCACAACCAGCACGAGGCCAGTGTCCACCTGCAGATCCTTTTTTTGCAGAGATTTACGCGCTCTTGACGGCTATTGACTCGAGCACGTTCGCGGCATCTTCCGCCTTGTCCGTTGCTTTCTCGAGCACTTCGATAAGTTCCTTGAACTTGATCAGCTGGATACAGTCTTTTTCGTTCTCGAACAAGGCGGCGACGGCCCGGCGCTCTACCTGGTCCGCCTCGTTTTCCAGGCGATTGATCTCCACACAGTGCCGCATCATTTCCTGGTTCTTGCCCAGCTTTGACAGAGCTGCCGCCAACTCTTCCGTTTGTCGAATGATGATGGTAGCCAGTACCGCCGCCGCGACCGGAGGAACAGCAATTTTGTAGTTCAGCAGACGTTCGGCAGCTCCGAGGATAAAGTCGAGAACATCATCGAGTGAAGTGGCCAGCTTGTGGATATCTTCGCGATCGAAAGGCGTGATGAACGTCTGGTTCAAGGCAACCATGATTTCATGGGTAATTTCGTCACCGCGATGTTCGATCGCCTTGATTTTCAGCACGCGCTCCTCAAGATCGCTGTAGTGCTGCAGGGTCTCGAGGAGCAGCCGCGCTCCCACACCCAGGTTCTTAGCCATGCCATGAAACATCTCCACGAACTTTGTGTCCCGAGGAATGAGACGTACCATCAGAAGGCTCTCCTGCTCGCAGCAAATGATTAAGACGATGTTAAAAAAGCTCGTAACTATCTCACGGCGCGGGCCCAATCGCCAAGGCTGTAGATCACACCCTGCAGGTAGCGATGAATGACGACAGCTGAAAGCCAGCTGCGATCAACGTCTAGTCTATCGAGACGCGGCCCGCTGCGGGCAATGACTCCACGTCGCCCGACGGCGCCGGCTGACAATTCGCGAGCGGTAGTGAGAAGAAAAATGTCGCACCGTGCCCGAGTTCGCTTTCCACTCGGACCTGGCCCGCGTGCGCTTGCACGATGTGCTTGACAATCGCCAACCCCAATCCAGTGCCACCGGCGTCGCGGGAGCGCGCCTTGTCAACACGGTAGAAGCGCTCGAATAGTCTGGAGTGATGTTGCGAACTTATTCCCGGGCCGAAATCGCGCACGAAAAACTCCACTTGCTGGGCTGCTTCCCGGGCCCCTACCACGACCCGCTTACCGCCCAGACCATACTTGATCGCATTGGCAATCAGATTTGCGAACACCCGGTGTATGGCATCGCGATCTGCGAGCACCAGCACCGACGTAGTGTTGTCGCACCCGAGTTCCATGCCGGCCATCTCTGCCTGGTGTCGTGAACTGTGAACCGCCTCCGCCAGCAGCTCGTCGGCCCTGACCGGGACAAAATTGTAACGTTCCTCGCCTGATTCAACCCTTGCCAATACCAGCAGGTCTGAGGTCAAACGAGTCATGCGGGTCGCGTTCTTGAGAATGATCTCCAGAAAATCCCGGTGAGTGGGGTCAGCATTGGCCGGTACAGACTCGATGAGCGTCTCGGCGTATCCCTGTATCGAGGTCAATGGCGTCCGCAGCTCGTGAGAGACATTTGCGATGAAGTCGCGCCGGGTTTTTTCGACGCGCTCGGATTCCGTGACGTCACGCAGCACCATCACCGCCCCCGCAGTTGCCATCGGAGCCGCGGTAAGCTCAAACACCCGGCCGAGAGCAAGGGATGATATCCGCGTTCTGCAGACCTCGTTGCGATGAAGCGCTCCATTCAGCGCGGCAAGGAAGCTGGGATCGCGGACGCTTTCGATAACCGGCGAACCGGTCTTGGCCGCCGCGGGCGCCAACGTCCTCATCAGATCATTTGCCCACAACACCTTTCCGTCACTGCTGACAGCGATGACGGCTTCCTGGATGCTGTTGAGCAGCGTCTCCATTTCATCCCGGCTGTTTTGCAAGGAATCGAAGGTGAGCTGCAGCTTTCGGGCGGTCTGATCCAGGGCGGCAGTTACCGCCGCCAGTTCATCCGTAGATAAATCAGCGATGCGCGCGTTCAAGTCGCCGGAGGTAATTTTCTGCGCGAATGCCGCCAGACGAGATAGTCGTTGCGATACTCGCCGGGCCAAAAGCGCAGCCAGCAAGCTGGCAAAGACCAGGGCGACGGTAGAGGCAAGAAGCAGCGAGCGGCGCACGCTGGAGAGGTCGTGCTGGATGCTCGAAAGCGAGTAGGCGAATCGCACGGCGCCGCCGCGAGTGGGAACAGCGACATACAAAAATGGAATTCCGACCGTTCGACTCAAGCGGGTGGAACTGCCGGTCCGCCCAGCTAATGCGCTGATGAATTCCGGGCGGGTAGCGTGGTTTTCCATGGTGGCTGAATCGGCAGACGAATCGGCAAGAACCCTGCCGGACGAGTCGATCACCGTAGCCCGCGCCTCCGCGGCAGCGGCTGCGTCATTGACCAACTGCTGCAAAGGAAGGGTCTTATTCGTTTCGACAGTGTGGGCGAAAAGCTGCGCCTTTCCGACCAGCCCACGTTCAATCTCGCGACGCAACGAATCTTCCCAGGTCCGCTGAATGACAATGTCCACCGTGACCATGGCAATGACGATCACGAGCAAAAATGCCGCGAGTAGCTTGACAAAAACGCCGTGTCTCACGAGGTCGCCTCAATCACAGGCTTGACGGTGCTATGTACCTGCTCCGACCGCACTCCACATGTTAGACATTGTACCGACACAACCTGCTGGAGAGCTCATTGGAGCGGCACTCCGCGATGTTATGTCGATTGCGAGCAGTTTGGCGGGTCGGCGGGACTTGCCACCGCCCGCAAGGCTTGGTTGCGCTCCCCCGGCGCTGCTTCCGCTGCTTTCCGCCTACTCCCCCGGCACGACTTTTTTGGGCCTTCGTTTCAAACGGGAATGCACGTCATAAGTTTCTCCTTCTCATCATCAACGCCGCACCCGCCGAGTGGTAGCGTGATGGTGTCTTCGCCCGGAACCGTGGGCAGTACGCGCATGGGCATTCCGCGCGCAGATGGAGAAACCGTGAGCCAGCAGATTGGGCCTCGCTCCAATGCGGCGGTACAAGCATTGGTGGTATGCCTGGATACGAGGACGATCGACCAGGTCGGCGAGGTGCTGCAAACGATGAGCATCGAGATGGAAACCTGCGTTGAGCCGCAGGCCGCCATCCGCCGCATGGGCCGGGAGAAGGTGGACGCGTTGTTTGTAGATTGGCACAACCGCGACGCCGCCCGGGAAGTGCTGCGATTTGTCCGCAATTCCTCCTCGAACCGCACCGTCATCGTGTTCGCCATCGCCGAGGGCAATGGCGACGCCGAGGACGCGTTTCGCAGCGGCGCGCATTTCGTCATCGAACGTCCGCTCACCAAATCACGTTTGATGCGCATCATGCGCACCACCTATGGGCTGATTCTTCGCGAGCGGCGCCGCTATTTCCGCTACCCGGTGGCGATCCCGGTGTTCTTTTCCAAGTCGTTTGGCCGGGAAGTTGAAACCGTAAGTTTAGACATCAGCGAACGCGGCATTGCCATCATGCTTCCGGAAGGAGCGAAAACCGGGGACGAAGTTTCCGTGCGCTTTCAATTGCCGGGAAAGACGGGGTTGCTGCGCCTGAAAGCGCAGGTTTGCTGGTGCGACGAGGGCAGGCGGGCCGGATTGCAGTTCGGCGCTGTGCCGTCTGAATACGCGAAGGAATTGCAGGAATGGATGGCGCGTCGCCTGGAGGAATGCACTCCTACAGCGATTCGAGCTGCCGTCGATTGTGTTCCGCAGTAGATGCGGCAGCTGCCAGGTAACGAACGAGGGAAGCTATGAACGATTCATCAATTTCGCTGAGCGCAATGCCGGCAGCCCGTTCCAGCGAACGACGCGCGGCGGGGTGGCTGGAACGCCGGCTCCAGGAAGTGAACCGCGAGCTGTGGCTGGTGCTGTCGATGTTCGTACTGGCGGCCTTCCTGAATTTCGCCGCCGGCACCGAACGGATGGTTCTGGGCTTCTACTCGCTGCCCACCCTTTTTTCCGCTTACGTGTACGGACGCAGGCACGCCGTGCTGAGCGCCTTCGCCAGCGCCTTCCTGGTGGGGCTGCTGAGTTATTTCAATCCGCAGCTGTTCACGCGCACGTCCGTAAGGCTGCCGGTGGATGATCGCTGGTTCGATCTCGTCATCTGGGCCGGGATCCTGGTCCTGACCGCCTATGCCATGGGCACGCTGTATGAACGGCGCGAGCGCAGCATGAGCGAGCTGCGCGATGCCTACCACGGAATCCTCCTCATCCTGCAGTCGGTCATCGCGAAAGACAAGGACATCGAGAACCATTCCTACCGCGTATCCATCTACGCTACGAGAATCGCGCAAATCATGCGAATGGAAGCGGAGCGGATTGAAGACCTCCGCTCGGCGGCGCTGTTGCACGAATTGGTAAACGTGGATATCGGCCACGACGTCCTGCTGAAGGCGGCCCGCAGTACCGGCGGCACCTCGCTGCAATCCCGCGGAGCCGCCCGCGCTGGCGGTTCGTTGCCGCGCGTGTTGCCCATTCTCCTGGCAGCCGGAGAAGCTCGCCAGGCGGGCGGAAGCGAACTTCCAATCGAAAGCCGGGTGCTTTCCGTGGCGGACGTGTTCGACTCGCTCACCAGCGACCGGCCGTATCGTAAGGCGATGTCGCCATTCGATGCCAAGGAGATCATCCTGCGCGGGGCCGGCAGCGATTTCGATCCCACCGTGGTCAGCGCGTTTGCATTCGCCTTCGACCGGCGGCAATTAGAACCACCGGCCTTCACCGGCACTGCCAGTGGATGATCGCTTGTACTGGTGTCGCTAACGGTGCGGCAGTTCCAATCGCGCTCCCACTTTTACCAGAACCGGCGGGCCCCAGGACGGGGTCGGAGTGCGGCCGACGATATAGCGCTGATCGAGAGCGTTCTCCGCGGCGCAGTAAAGCGAGACACCACGGGCGAGCCGCCGCGACGCAAATACGTCGAGATTGAACATGGAATCGAGCGGCAGCAGGTTCTGGTCGTCATCAAACTGGCGACTGGAGGCGCGCGCCTGTGCCGAGAAGGTCCACTTGTGCCCACTATAAGCGATAGCAGCGCTCATCGCGTGCCGTGGAACTTGCGGAATCACGAGGCCCACCAGCGCCAGGTTGGCGGGGGAGGTCAATACCGTCGCGTCCAGGAACTGGTACGCGGTGCGGATGGTAAAGCGGTGGGCAAGGCGCGACTCGAGCGATAGCTCCAGCCCGCGAGAACGCAAGCTGCCCAGGTTCTGGCGTTGGCGCGTGATCAGCTGCGGCGTGACCCGCAAGGTGGAGTTGGCGACCGGATCCGTCACCTGGTTCCAGAAAAAATTGGCGCGGGCGCGAATTGTGGCAGTCGAAAATCCGATCCCGGTTTCGGCGCCATCCAGGTGCTCAGGGTTGAGCGCCGGGTTGGCAAGGGTGAGGATATTGCCGACCCGAAAATTGCGGTACAGCTCATTCAGTGTCGGCACGCGAAACGAGCGGTAAGCCGAGCTTGTCCAGCTGAAGCCGCGACCGAGCGACACGACCGCGCCGGCATGGGGGCTGGCGGCCAAGCCGTCTCGTGAACCCTGGACAAGCAAAGGTTCGTTGCTCCAGCGGTCCAGCCGAGCGCCAAGAGTGAGGGTCAGGCGGCGAAAGCGGATGGAATCACCCACATAATTTCCGAACAGTGTCTGGCCTCCGCCGGCTGAAGACGGGGTTGCTTTGCCGCCGTTGAAGCTGATCTCGTTGCTGACGCCGCGAACCACCCGCAGCTCGCTGCCGGCAAAAATCGAGTGGCGATTTGCCAGCAGGCCCGTCCACTGCGCGCCGCCGCCGGCCTGCTGCGCCGGAACCAGCTGCCAGGAGGTCAACGTCTCACGCGAACGATCGACCGCGATGGCGGAGAATGTCTGCGAGTAACGTTGAGCGTCGCCGTAGGCCCGTAAAGCAAGGAGGCCCGGACCGGCGCGAAGGTCCAGCCCGGCGCGCACTTCCGCCAGGCGCGTGCTGTTCACCTGCAAAGGTGTTCCGTTGCCGCGCCCCTCGTTGAACAGAGACACGGAAGCGAAGGCATTGCCATCGCCGGCGAGGCGGCGTTGCAGGCGGGTGGCGACGCTGGCGTAGTGCAAGGTCAAGGGAGTATCGACGCTGCCACGATCCGGGCGCAGCACCGCCACGTAACCGTCGGTGCGAAATCCTTCCGCGGATGCGTTCAGAGTCCAAGGGCCGAACGGGTGGCTCGCGACGACGGAGCCCTCCGGCGTGTTCTGGTTGCCGAAGTTAATGTCGGCGGCAAGTTGTTCCGGGGGATGCTGCTGGAAGATGTTGACCACGCCGGCCAGGGCAGAACTGCCGTAGAGGTGGGAAGCGCCCCCGGCCATCAGTTCAACCGCGTCGATGGTCTCGGCCGGTACGCGATCCCAGTAAACCCAGCCTCCGAAGGGATCGTTGAGGGGAACGTCATCGTCGATGACCAGGAGTCTGCTGGCGCCGCTCGCCGCCAGTCCGCGCAGTGATGCGCCCTGGGTGGTGGGATTGGCAGCGCGGCTGCCGGTGCGCCGCAGCAGCGAGAATCCCGGCGCCTGGCGAAGTTTCTCGTCGAGCGTAGCGCCGCCGGAATCGGCAATTGCTTTCCCGGAAAAACGGACTACGGCGGCATCGGTCTGGGCGACCGGCGTGGCCGAGCGCTGCGGCGTCACCACGATTTCCTGGGTTAATGGAAGCACCGGCAACACTACGTCGATGCGTGCGCTGCGATCGATGACACGCTGCCGCACCGGGGAAAAGCCGGCGGCCTGCACCAGGAGTTCGGCACCGGGAGCAACGTCGGGAAAACTGAAGCGGCCACCTCCGTCCGAGACGCGTTCGGTGCGCTGCCCGGCATCGTCCACCACGATGCGTGCCCCGGGAATGACCGCGCCGGAGGCGTCGCGCACGGTGCCACGCAAGCCCTCCGCCTGGGCGCACAATGAGCACGCGGCCAACACGAAAACGGGGAACAGCTTGATCATAGTTGGGCCCGGCGTGTTATGCCAGGCGGCGATGCGACGGGCTGTCCCTGCAAATCCACCCACCCCGGGCAAGATAGTGCGGGACTTCCGAGAAGAGATGCGGAATCCAGAGTCTCAGGTTGGCAGCGGGCTGAAGTGGTGGATCGAAAGTGACGGATCGCGGAAAGAAGGCTGCAGGCGGCTCCGTATACAATCACTACGGAGAAAATCATGTCATCTGCTCTTCAAGACCTTGAACCGAAGCGGCTGTGGAAGCACTTTGAAGCGCTGGCGGCGATCCCGCGGGCGTCCACCAAGGAAGCGGCGGCGCGCGACTACGTGCTGGCACAGGCCAAGCGATTGGGCCTGGAGTCGGTACA is drawn from Terriglobales bacterium and contains these coding sequences:
- a CDS encoding inorganic phosphate transporter is translated as MDTGLVLVVVTVVVALTFDFLNGFHDAANSIATVVSTRVLSPRLAVAWAAFFNFVAAFLLGTAVAKTIGRGMVDLSIVTQFVVLGGLWGAIVWDIVTWLLGLPTSSSHALIGGYAGAAIARAALVRGPSHALSAIVPGGWTKTLIFIVVAPVMGLVLGFGLMVAVYWIFQHTSPQQVDRIFRKAQLLSAAAYSLGHGGNDAQKTMGIIAGALFTAGYMSKQQMAGDWGPYKWFIILGAHAAIAAGTYLGGWRIVHTMGSKITKLRPVGGFCAETAGAITLFGTALAGIPVSTTHTITGAIVGVGATHRLSAVRWGVAARIVWAWILTIPASAAVAALTFLLIHAIYPKA
- a CDS encoding DUF47 family protein: MAKNLGVGARLLLETLQHYSDLEERVLKIKAIEHRGDEITHEIMVALNQTFITPFDREDIHKLATSLDDVLDFILGAAERLLNYKIAVPPVAAAVLATIIIRQTEELAAALSKLGKNQEMMRHCVEINRLENEADQVERRAVAALFENEKDCIQLIKFKELIEVLEKATDKAEDAANVLESIAVKSA
- a CDS encoding ATP-binding protein, translating into MRHGVFVKLLAAFLLVIVIAMVTVDIVIQRTWEDSLRREIERGLVGKAQLFAHTVETNKTLPLQQLVNDAAAAAEARATVIDSSGRVLADSSADSATMENHATRPEFISALAGRTGSSTRLSRTVGIPFLYVAVPTRGGAVRFAYSLSSIQHDLSSVRRSLLLASTVALVFASLLAALLARRVSQRLSRLAAFAQKITSGDLNARIADLSTDELAAVTAALDQTARKLQLTFDSLQNSRDEMETLLNSIQEAVIAVSSDGKVLWANDLMRTLAPAAAKTGSPVIESVRDPSFLAALNGALHRNEVCRTRISSLALGRVFELTAAPMATAGAVMVLRDVTESERVEKTRRDFIANVSHELRTPLTSIQGYAETLIESVPANADPTHRDFLEIILKNATRMTRLTSDLLVLARVESGEERYNFVPVRADELLAEAVHSSRHQAEMAGMELGCDNTTSVLVLADRDAIHRVFANLIANAIKYGLGGKRVVVGAREAAQQVEFFVRDFGPGISSQHHSRLFERFYRVDKARSRDAGGTGLGLAIVKHIVQAHAGQVRVESELGHGATFFFSLPLANCQPAPSGDVESLPAAGRVSID
- a CDS encoding PilZ domain-containing protein, coding for MSQQIGPRSNAAVQALVVCLDTRTIDQVGEVLQTMSIEMETCVEPQAAIRRMGREKVDALFVDWHNRDAAREVLRFVRNSSSNRTVIVFAIAEGNGDAEDAFRSGAHFVIERPLTKSRLMRIMRTTYGLILRERRRYFRYPVAIPVFFSKSFGREVETVSLDISERGIAIMLPEGAKTGDEVSVRFQLPGKTGLLRLKAQVCWCDEGRRAGLQFGAVPSEYAKELQEWMARRLEECTPTAIRAAVDCVPQ
- a CDS encoding HD domain-containing phosphohydrolase, encoding MNDSSISLSAMPAARSSERRAAGWLERRLQEVNRELWLVLSMFVLAAFLNFAAGTERMVLGFYSLPTLFSAYVYGRRHAVLSAFASAFLVGLLSYFNPQLFTRTSVRLPVDDRWFDLVIWAGILVLTAYAMGTLYERRERSMSELRDAYHGILLILQSVIAKDKDIENHSYRVSIYATRIAQIMRMEAERIEDLRSAALLHELVNVDIGHDVLLKAARSTGGTSLQSRGAARAGGSLPRVLPILLAAGEARQAGGSELPIESRVLSVADVFDSLTSDRPYRKAMSPFDAKEIILRGAGSDFDPTVVSAFAFAFDRRQLEPPAFTGTASG
- a CDS encoding TonB-dependent receptor, with translation MIKLFPVFVLAACSLCAQAEGLRGTVRDASGAVIPGARIVVDDAGQRTERVSDGGGRFSFPDVAPGAELLVQAAGFSPVRQRVIDRSARIDVVLPVLPLTQEIVVTPQRSATPVAQTDAAVVRFSGKAIADSGGATLDEKLRQAPGFSLLRRTGSRAANPTTQGASLRGLAASGASRLLVIDDDVPLNDPFGGWVYWDRVPAETIDAVELMAGGASHLYGSSALAGVVNIFQQHPPEQLAADINFGNQNTPEGSVVASHPFGPWTLNASAEGFRTDGYVAVLRPDRGSVDTPLTLHYASVATRLQRRLAGDGNAFASVSLFNEGRGNGTPLQVNSTRLAEVRAGLDLRAGPGLLALRAYGDAQRYSQTFSAIAVDRSRETLTSWQLVPAQQAGGGAQWTGLLANRHSIFAGSELRVVRGVSNEISFNGGKATPSSAGGGQTLFGNYVGDSIRFRRLTLTLGARLDRWSNEPLLVQGSRDGLAASPHAGAVVSLGRGFSWTSSAYRSFRVPTLNELYRNFRVGNILTLANPALNPEHLDGAETGIGFSTATIRARANFFWNQVTDPVANSTLRVTPQLITRQRQNLGSLRSRGLELSLESRLAHRFTIRTAYQFLDATVLTSPANLALVGLVIPQVPRHAMSAAIAYSGHKWTFSAQARASSRQFDDDQNLLPLDSMFNLDVFASRRLARGVSLYCAAENALDQRYIVGRTPTPSWGPPVLVKVGARLELPHR